A single genomic interval of Aureliella helgolandensis harbors:
- a CDS encoding phytanoyl-CoA dioxygenase family protein — MTLKVDDIPNPTPAQLAELPREIGFVPSVNSRPQTLTAGQIEQYNAQGYLLPFDGLDADEARELRAFFDGVLAAFIELGRTSYSINTAHLRFARIYDLVQHPKIVDAVSDLLGDNVVCWGSHFFCKMPRDGKSVPWHQDSTYWPLSPTKTVTVWLAIDDADPENANMKFIPRSHLHGLIDYDLSQDANTVLDLAVQNPHSYGEGEVDVQLKAGQFSMHSDLLLHGSEANPSDRRRCGLTIRYAAADVTTWYDWHKKGFVVRGKNTSGQWDAPGKPSH; from the coding sequence ATGACACTTAAAGTTGACGACATCCCCAATCCCACCCCTGCTCAACTGGCAGAACTGCCCCGCGAAATTGGGTTCGTTCCGTCGGTGAACTCCCGTCCCCAGACGCTGACTGCTGGGCAGATCGAGCAATACAATGCACAAGGTTACTTGCTGCCCTTCGATGGATTGGACGCTGACGAAGCTCGGGAACTGCGAGCATTCTTTGATGGCGTCTTGGCCGCATTCATCGAACTCGGTCGCACGAGCTATTCGATCAACACGGCGCACCTGCGATTCGCCCGCATCTACGACCTCGTACAACACCCGAAAATCGTAGATGCGGTTTCAGATCTACTGGGCGACAATGTCGTCTGCTGGGGCTCCCATTTCTTCTGCAAAATGCCCCGCGACGGCAAAAGCGTGCCGTGGCACCAAGACAGTACCTACTGGCCGTTAAGTCCCACCAAGACCGTCACCGTATGGTTGGCCATCGACGATGCCGATCCCGAGAATGCCAACATGAAGTTCATTCCTCGATCTCACCTTCATGGCTTGATCGATTATGACCTATCGCAAGACGCGAACACCGTGCTCGACTTGGCTGTTCAGAATCCCCATTCCTATGGAGAGGGCGAAGTCGATGTGCAATTGAAAGCGGGACAATTCTCGATGCACTCAGATTTGCTACTGCATGGTTCCGAAGCTAACCCGTCCGATCGACGACGTTGCGGATTGACAATTCGCTACGCGGCCGCAGACGTAACGACTTGGTATGATTGGCACAAAAAAGGCTTCGTCGTTCGCGGCAAAAACACCAGTGGTCAATGGGACGCTCCGGGCAAGCCTAGCCACTAG
- a CDS encoding methyltransferase domain-containing protein, producing the protein MGNQKNLPAIDRQLEERQLGQFIPLHYHFVMLQDRLRLESFKNAIARLVQPSMHVVELGGGTGVLSSFAAQQGARVTCVERNPVLAEKAGCFLRENGLHESVTIVLQDALDFVPTEPVDVVICEMLHVGLLREKQLEVIDAFKRNYRAKFGLSVALPTFIPEASVLMVQPVEQDYDFAGYWAPVPLFQSLECVQESTVELGDLEPYSVVSYDEVFPFRFCQEQVLPIRQAGHCNALRFVTQNSMHVDMASQRAISWPNQGLVLPLPTGFEVRAGGSLKIQFDYEAGDPLEQLSGSLQVSYIAQRSSLAPLRVNSARRAA; encoded by the coding sequence TTGGGAAATCAGAAAAACTTGCCCGCAATTGATAGGCAACTTGAGGAGCGACAATTGGGGCAGTTCATTCCGCTGCACTACCATTTCGTGATGTTGCAGGATCGACTGCGTTTGGAGAGTTTCAAGAATGCGATAGCAAGGTTGGTTCAACCCTCGATGCACGTGGTCGAATTGGGCGGTGGGACGGGAGTTCTCTCCTCTTTTGCTGCCCAGCAAGGGGCACGTGTGACTTGTGTCGAGCGGAATCCAGTGCTAGCCGAGAAGGCTGGCTGTTTTCTGCGAGAGAATGGATTGCACGAATCGGTCACGATCGTACTTCAAGATGCGCTTGATTTCGTCCCCACGGAACCGGTCGATGTCGTGATTTGCGAAATGTTGCATGTTGGCTTGCTTCGCGAAAAACAGCTCGAAGTCATCGATGCATTCAAGCGGAACTACCGTGCGAAGTTCGGTTTAAGCGTTGCTTTGCCGACGTTCATTCCGGAGGCCTCGGTGCTGATGGTTCAGCCCGTTGAACAGGACTACGACTTTGCTGGCTATTGGGCTCCCGTTCCCCTGTTTCAATCGCTCGAATGCGTGCAGGAGTCCACGGTGGAGCTAGGGGATCTTGAACCGTACTCGGTCGTCTCCTATGACGAAGTCTTTCCATTCCGATTCTGCCAAGAACAAGTGTTACCTATCCGGCAGGCGGGGCATTGCAATGCGCTGCGATTTGTGACGCAAAATTCGATGCATGTTGACATGGCGAGCCAGCGTGCGATCAGCTGGCCCAACCAGGGATTGGTCTTGCCATTGCCGACGGGATTCGAGGTTCGTGCCGGTGGAAGTCTGAAGATTCAATTCGACTACGAAGCGGGCGACCCACTCGAGCAGTTGTCTGGCAGCTTGCAAGTCAGTTATATTGCTCAGCGGTCCAGCCTAGCACCCCTACGGGTGAACAGCGCTCGCCGCGCCGCTTAG
- a CDS encoding sugar phosphate isomerase/epimerase family protein: protein MIQLGFASAIVPELSLEEVLALASTIGYDCVEVMCWPVSKAERRYAGITHIDLSQLDDSRVAEILSLMDRTGVAISALGYYPNCLAPDVEEAAGSVAHLKRLIESAPRLGIDRVTTFIGRDFTKSVEENWPRMLETWKPIVALAEEHQVRIGIENCPMLFSADEWPGGKNLATTPAIWRRMFEDLGSPNLGLNYDPSHMIWQHMDYLKPMRDFASRIFHAHAKDVRIDHEKLNEVGILAHPAEYHTPKLPGLGDVDWGKFFSTLVDTGYRGPVCVEVEDRAYEGSLEDRQDSLRQSYRYLKNFIP, encoded by the coding sequence ATGATTCAACTCGGCTTTGCAAGTGCTATCGTTCCTGAGCTTTCGCTAGAAGAAGTCCTGGCGCTAGCCTCCACCATCGGTTACGACTGTGTGGAGGTCATGTGCTGGCCAGTCAGCAAGGCGGAGCGGCGCTACGCAGGCATTACCCACATCGACCTCAGTCAGCTCGACGATTCTCGCGTTGCAGAAATCCTCAGTTTGATGGACCGTACCGGGGTAGCGATTAGCGCCCTTGGCTACTACCCCAACTGCCTTGCTCCCGATGTTGAGGAGGCCGCTGGCTCGGTTGCGCACCTAAAGCGTTTGATTGAGTCGGCTCCACGCCTGGGAATCGACCGTGTTACCACCTTTATTGGTCGCGACTTCACAAAAAGTGTGGAGGAGAATTGGCCGCGCATGTTGGAGACTTGGAAGCCCATTGTGGCATTAGCTGAAGAGCATCAGGTGCGGATAGGAATCGAGAATTGCCCGATGCTCTTTTCTGCAGACGAGTGGCCTGGTGGCAAAAACCTGGCGACGACTCCAGCAATTTGGCGGCGTATGTTCGAAGATTTGGGGAGTCCCAATTTGGGGCTCAACTACGATCCCTCGCATATGATTTGGCAGCATATGGATTATCTCAAGCCGATGCGTGATTTCGCCTCGCGGATCTTCCACGCGCACGCCAAAGATGTCAGGATAGACCATGAAAAACTAAATGAGGTTGGGATTCTGGCTCATCCGGCTGAGTACCACACTCCCAAGTTGCCCGGACTGGGCGATGTTGATTGGGGCAAGTTTTTCTCGACTTTGGTGGACACCGGTTATCGCGGTCCGGTTTGTGTGGAAGTCGAAGATCGCGCCTACGAGGGCTCTCTGGAGGACCGACAAGACTCATTGCGCCAGAGCTATCGCTACCTCAAAAACTTTATTCCGTAA
- a CDS encoding RecQ family ATP-dependent DNA helicase, with protein sequence MTTATTQRMDEVLREQFGLKSFRDGQRQVIERLLAGKSAAAVFPTGGGKSLCYQLPAVLLDGLTLVVSPLLALMREQVDSLIGKGIKAARLDSSLSAEEARLVMQEVRNGTTKLLYVAPERFFNERFRDFITDIPIAMFAIDEAHCISQWGHNFRPDYLKLAKISKQLDAQRILALTATATPAVLDDIRREFSIALQDAILTPFYRSNLTLRFTLADERSRDATLVQRLKEAPAQPSLVYVTLQKTAEEVAERLQASGLPAHAYHAGMDAEERARVQDLFMSSQDAIIVATIAFGMGVDKSNIRAIYHYNPSKSLENLAQEIGRAGRDGEPAVCESLLVPEDRVVLENFAYGDTPSVGSVRRFVEFLVGQPENFFVSYYSLAHEADMRDSVVRTLMTYLELEEFLVGTAPRYESYKFKARVPSSQILAHFEGERRSFAASVLALTVKKRIWFEISLPQAANRLKCDRARIVKMLDFFAEKGWIELQVSGLVHGYRKHQPIADIEELTQELYQYTLDREIGELGRLNELFELMCSTDCQCGGLSQHFGQPLASPCGHCSACEGQAIEELPEPDYPRIGDSALTAVRQLSKKHPEQLGDARSQARFLCGMTSPRMVRARLSRDAMFGCCSAIPFDRVLESLLG encoded by the coding sequence ATGACAACTGCGACTACACAAAGAATGGATGAAGTCCTTCGTGAACAGTTTGGTTTGAAATCATTCCGCGACGGTCAGCGGCAAGTCATCGAGCGACTGCTAGCGGGGAAATCTGCGGCCGCCGTATTCCCGACCGGTGGTGGGAAATCGTTGTGCTACCAATTGCCCGCCGTGCTGCTCGACGGTTTAACCCTAGTCGTCTCCCCCCTGTTAGCCTTGATGCGTGAGCAAGTCGACAGCCTGATTGGCAAGGGCATTAAGGCCGCGCGTCTTGACTCCTCGCTCTCTGCCGAAGAAGCGCGACTCGTCATGCAAGAGGTTCGCAACGGCACCACCAAGTTGCTCTACGTGGCGCCAGAACGCTTCTTCAATGAGCGGTTTCGAGATTTCATTACCGATATCCCCATTGCAATGTTTGCGATCGACGAAGCCCATTGCATTTCTCAGTGGGGACATAACTTCCGCCCCGACTACCTAAAACTGGCCAAGATCTCCAAGCAGCTCGATGCACAACGGATCCTAGCACTAACCGCGACCGCCACGCCCGCAGTACTGGACGACATACGGCGTGAATTCTCCATAGCACTTCAAGACGCGATCCTAACCCCCTTCTATCGCTCGAATCTGACACTGCGTTTTACGCTTGCAGACGAACGCTCTCGCGACGCGACGCTCGTGCAGCGACTAAAGGAAGCCCCAGCACAACCTTCACTGGTGTACGTAACGCTTCAGAAAACCGCCGAGGAGGTTGCAGAGCGTCTGCAGGCCAGCGGGCTTCCCGCACATGCCTACCACGCGGGCATGGATGCTGAAGAGCGGGCAAGGGTTCAAGATCTTTTCATGTCCTCACAAGACGCAATCATCGTGGCCACGATCGCGTTTGGGATGGGTGTCGACAAATCAAACATCCGTGCCATCTACCACTACAACCCCTCGAAATCCCTCGAAAATCTGGCTCAAGAAATTGGCCGGGCTGGCAGGGATGGTGAACCAGCCGTTTGTGAATCGCTGCTGGTCCCCGAAGACCGAGTCGTGCTCGAAAACTTTGCCTACGGCGACACTCCCAGCGTCGGTTCCGTCCGACGCTTTGTGGAATTCTTAGTCGGGCAACCTGAAAACTTTTTTGTCAGCTACTACTCGCTTGCCCACGAAGCCGATATGCGAGATTCTGTCGTGCGGACCCTCATGACCTATCTTGAACTAGAGGAATTCCTCGTCGGTACGGCGCCGCGCTACGAGTCCTACAAGTTCAAGGCACGTGTCCCCTCGTCACAGATTCTGGCCCACTTTGAAGGGGAGCGTAGAAGTTTTGCGGCCTCCGTCTTAGCCTTGACGGTCAAGAAACGGATTTGGTTTGAGATCAGCCTGCCGCAAGCAGCCAATCGCCTCAAATGTGACAGAGCCCGAATTGTCAAAATGCTCGACTTCTTCGCTGAGAAGGGCTGGATTGAACTGCAGGTTAGCGGACTCGTGCACGGCTACCGCAAGCACCAGCCCATCGCCGACATCGAAGAGCTCACTCAAGAACTCTACCAATATACGCTCGATCGGGAGATCGGAGAGCTCGGCAGACTCAACGAATTGTTCGAGTTGATGTGCTCAACAGATTGTCAATGCGGCGGACTATCACAGCATTTTGGACAGCCACTGGCATCCCCCTGCGGCCACTGCTCGGCCTGTGAAGGGCAGGCTATCGAGGAATTACCTGAACCGGATTACCCGCGCATCGGTGACTCGGCGCTCACGGCAGTCCGACAGCTGAGCAAAAAGCATCCGGAACAACTCGGAGATGCCCGCAGCCAGGCAAGGTTCCTATGTGGCATGACCTCACCGCGCATGGTTCGAGCGCGACTGTCCCGCGATGCCATGTTTGGCTGTTGCAGTGCGATCCCGTTCGACCGCGTCCTGGAAAGCCTTTTGGGATGA
- a CDS encoding 3-keto-disaccharide hydrolase, which yields MLVFMCNTLPLLRRTVLAKLARSLALASCVWLAGSTAAVAQDKVGAAAEIPRAFLDGTGPGWRTLLEDDFELVNLQENTWTWEGNLAKCTGLPVGVERTKEQFTNFELMAEWRHLSSGGNSGFFIWASPAGMQDLKPGSLPQSGIEVQVLDHGYTEKYESSSGKKGDWFSTHGDIFPVGTSRLKPFPPLSPNGNRSFPSKNLSRPTPQWNHYYVRAINGEVRLWVNGEEVSGGNGAEPATGHICLESEGAPVEFKNIRIRELP from the coding sequence ATGTTAGTTTTCATGTGCAATACGCTCCCCCTACTTCGCCGAACCGTGCTAGCTAAACTGGCGCGTTCCTTGGCATTGGCAAGTTGTGTTTGGTTGGCCGGTTCGACCGCGGCAGTAGCGCAGGACAAAGTCGGAGCTGCAGCGGAAATTCCTCGAGCGTTCCTCGACGGAACAGGCCCTGGTTGGCGAACCTTATTGGAAGACGATTTTGAGCTCGTGAACTTACAAGAAAACACTTGGACTTGGGAAGGAAATTTAGCCAAGTGTACAGGGCTGCCCGTGGGCGTCGAGCGCACAAAAGAGCAGTTCACGAATTTTGAACTCATGGCGGAGTGGCGGCACCTGTCCAGCGGTGGCAATTCCGGTTTCTTCATTTGGGCTTCTCCCGCCGGCATGCAGGATCTGAAACCGGGGAGTTTGCCACAATCTGGAATTGAGGTTCAAGTACTCGACCATGGCTACACGGAAAAATACGAATCGTCCTCCGGGAAAAAGGGAGATTGGTTTAGTACGCATGGAGACATCTTTCCGGTTGGCACCAGCCGCCTAAAACCCTTCCCACCCCTTTCTCCCAACGGCAATCGTAGTTTTCCGAGCAAAAATTTGAGCCGCCCGACACCGCAGTGGAATCACTATTACGTCCGCGCGATCAATGGTGAGGTCCGCTTGTGGGTCAATGGCGAGGAGGTTTCTGGGGGAAACGGAGCCGAACCAGCCACGGGGCATATTTGCCTGGAGTCGGAGGGGGCTCCGGTGGAGTTCAAGAATATCCGCATTCGAGAATTGCCTTAG
- a CDS encoding YceI family protein, which yields MRLLLATLLILPFSLGCNDSAVPELSTASSGTTVTPETSPSPEPAAAGGIQLTPDNTTIAFVGSHVSEEQPDPKARHGKFKKFVGSATVTDGKLVALQLEIETSSLDTEIDDLNSHLKNADFFDVNEHPKAKFTSTSIEETEDGKATITGDLELLKAKKSITFPATLNTAEGLELSADFVIDRTEFGMTYGEGKVEKEVAMSVNVSAK from the coding sequence ATGCGTTTGCTCCTTGCCACCCTTTTGATCCTTCCCTTCAGCCTTGGCTGCAATGACAGCGCCGTTCCAGAGCTTTCCACAGCCAGTTCCGGCACGACCGTCACCCCGGAGACTTCTCCCAGCCCGGAACCTGCTGCAGCAGGTGGAATTCAATTGACCCCGGATAACACGACGATTGCTTTCGTCGGATCGCACGTCAGCGAAGAGCAGCCAGATCCGAAGGCACGACATGGAAAGTTCAAGAAATTCGTTGGATCGGCGACAGTCACCGACGGTAAACTAGTTGCGTTGCAATTGGAGATCGAAACCAGTTCACTCGATACCGAAATTGACGACCTCAATTCCCACTTGAAGAACGCCGACTTCTTCGACGTCAACGAACATCCCAAGGCCAAATTCACAAGCACTTCGATCGAGGAAACCGAAGACGGCAAGGCCACGATCACGGGCGATTTGGAGCTACTCAAAGCGAAGAAATCTATCACCTTCCCTGCGACGCTCAACACCGCAGAGGGACTTGAGTTGTCGGCCGATTTCGTGATTGATCGCACCGAATTCGGAATGACCTACGGAGAGGGCAAAGTCGAGAAGGAAGTTGCGATGAGCGTCAATGTGAGTGCGAAATAG